Proteins encoded together in one Cicer arietinum cultivar CDC Frontier isolate Library 1 chromosome 4, Cicar.CDCFrontier_v2.0, whole genome shotgun sequence window:
- the LOC101493093 gene encoding GDSL esterase/lipase At1g73610-like — translation MNKLVWAQSLTVFLVLFFERVIFIAATVNIKYPAVFAFGDSILDTGNNNDLFSVTKSDFSPYGKDFDGGVATGRFGNGRVLSDLITAAMGVKDTLPAYLDKNLQDKDLPTGVCFASAGTGFDDTTAHLQNVLSMDTQLKHFQDYIGKLRAAVGADNASSIISNALYVISGGNNDVAITYTFTYKHFISFPKYSSDLVEAQRNFLKSLYQLGARHVWVLSTLPLGCLPIVRSILGGPLRVIVDYENGLAQQFNGMLASGVSNLKATLPDYDVKFVDVYSPMFRLILNPGVSGFIDTWSGCCGTGTLEMGPLCNVLCIPCSDRSSYFFWDSAHPSERAYQLTLALMLQNLNYDLTNYNISKALGPLNVTSLNLI, via the exons atgaacaaGTTAGTGTGGGCACAATCATTAACagtttttcttgttttattttttgaaagagtTATATTCATTGCAGCAACGGTGAATATAAAATATCCAGCAGTGTTTGCATTTGGAGACTCAATCCTTGATACTGGAAATAATAACGATCTTTTTTCAGTTACTAAGTCCGATTTTTCTCCTTATGGAAAAGATTTTGATGGAGGTGTGGCTACCGGAAGATTCGGAAATGGCAGAGTTCTATCTGATCTAATAA CGGCGGCTATGGGAGTGAAAGACACATTACCAGCATATCTAGATAAAAATTTACAAGATAAAGATCTTCCTACTGGAGTATGTTTTGCATCAGCTGGTACAGGATTTGACGATACTACTGCACACCTTCAA AATGTATTGTCAATGGACACTCAATTGAAACATTTTCAAGATTACATTGGAAAGCTTAGAGCAGCTGTTGGAGCAGATAATGCATCTAGTATCATATCCAACGCTTTGTATGTGATATCAGGAGGAAACAATGACGTGGCAATCACTTATACTTTTACATACAAACATTTCATTTCTTTTCCTAAGTATTCCTCTGATTTAGTTGAGGCACAACGAAATTTTCTCAAG AGTTTATATCAACTAGGAGCACGACATGTGTGGGTTCTAAGTACACTACCATTGGGGTGTTTACCTATAGTTAGATCAATATTGGGAGGACCTTTAAGGGTAATTGTAGATTACGAGAATGGGTTAGCACAACAATTCAATGGCATGTTAGCTAGTGGTGTTTCTAACCTTAAAGCCACCCTTCCCGATTATGATGTAAAATTTGTTGATGTCTATTCTCCTATGTTTCGTCTCATATTGAATCCTGGGGTTTCAG gATTCATAGACACGTGGAGTGGGTGTTGTGGAACAGGAACATTGGAAATGGGACCATTGTGCAACGTATTGTGCATTCCATGTTCAGATAGATCATCCTACTTTTTCTGGGATTCTGCTCATCCTTCAGAGAGAGCTTATCAACTCACTCTCGCTTTGATGCTACAAAATCTAAATTATGATCTTACCAATTATAATATTTCTAAGGCTCTTGGTCCTTTGAATGTAACAagtcttaatttaatttaa